Proteins encoded within one genomic window of Anastrepha ludens isolate Willacy chromosome 4, idAnaLude1.1, whole genome shotgun sequence:
- the LOC128862592 gene encoding neurofilament heavy polypeptide has product MRKLIILASLLVCCVAAPTSQQSSHEHKGDSVLLQRPSPINPDVPSDPKPHEKIIKITDPKEIIKHKREAQDDPYDHISRFAPTVHPASQVGKDESPESDQKHSKETDSIHRRQKRGKEQGRDTIKSAHKPALKKENPKHSRSSNVQTPAPARDLPKSRQRRQVDPHLIGASTAGVTPLIYDEDKKPHDAEAQPEITPEEQATPTLEPNTHEIAPVKRDIPVPLVPKYHHPEESPKSEAIDDYKVDVKKNEQEKPDEHRPKDDDSESSESSESDEDSKETASQTSTQNSQQIHQELHSQLHESHIPPTAEVHTEKLDIKPAADVQPAQQQHQSNDKTEEPVSPIEAPNHTPGLDQLASVKPTQIIAYESPANESDIAIKHPVPVAELFSRPKQ; this is encoded by the exons ATGCGGAAATTA ATTATATTAGCCAGTTTGCTAGTATGCTGCGTTGCAGCTCCAACATCACAACAGTCCTCGCATGAACACAAAGGAGATAGTGTACTGTTACAGCGTCCGAGTCCCATCAATCCTGATGTACCAAGTGACCCTAAGCCTCATGAGAAAATCATTAAGATCACGGATCCAAAAGAGATTATAAAGCATAAAAGAGAAGCTCAAGATGACCCATATGATCATATTTCTCGATTTGCACCAACTGTGCACCCTGCAAGTCAAGTAGGAAAAGACGAGTCACCGGAATCCGACCAAAAACATAGTAAAGAAACTGATTCTATTCATCGTCGGCAAAAGCGGGGAAAAGAGCAAGGTAGAGATACAATAAAATCAGCTCATAAACCAGCGTTGAAAAAGGAAAATCCCAAGCATTCACGCAGTAGTAACGTGCAGACACCAGCACCAGCACGTGATTTGCCAAAATCACGGCAGCGTCGACAAGTGGACCCACATCTCATTGGAGCTTCTACAGCTGGGGTGACACCTTTAATTTATGACGAAGACAAGAAGCCGCACGATGCTGAAGCGCAGCCTGAAATTACACCTGAAGAACAAGCCACACCGACATTGGAGCCAAATACCCATGAAATTGCACCAGTTAAACGTGATATACCAGTACCTTTAGTGCCAAAATACCACCACCCAGAAGAGTCGCCAAAAAGCGAGGCAATCGATGATTATAAAGTTGACGTAAAGAAAAACGAACAAGAAAAACCTGACGAACATCGCCCAAAGGATGATGACAGTGAGTCATCTGAAAGCAGCGAGAGCGATGAGGATTCTAAAGAAACGGCGTCGCAAACATCCACTCAAAATTCACAGCAAATCCATCAGGAACTGCATTCACAGCTTCATGAATCTCACATACCTCCAACCGCAGAAGTACATACTGAGAAGTTAGACATTAAACCGGCAGCGGATGTGCAGCCtgcgcagcagcagcatcaatcCAATGATAAGACAGAAGAGCCAGTTTCGCCTATTGAAGCTCCAAATCACACACCTGGACTGGATCAATTAGCTAGCGTTAAACCGACTCAGATCATTGCTTATGAAAGTCCGGCTAACGAGAGTGATATTGCCATTAAACACCCTGTACCTGTTGCTGAGTTATTTTCCAG GCCAAAACAGTAG
- the LOC128862594 gene encoding ATP-dependent RNA helicase DDX42 has protein sequence MSNYRGIGGGGFPYKVNQNRNAGASMNAVPPPLSLNSRGHQRGGASVRGAAGFLGATKHGYTSLDSVSQFTASQNFVGKRKAHTEDEYFDDDEDPTPERAYIPAPGSPGYVQNNKADSESDEDPLDQFMAGIEQQVQKEKVRKEHAVVSPVEEVAGTRNTKGVRGDIDDEDDEESYYRYMEENPNAGLRDDGSDVEIEYDEDGNPIAPPKKKDIDPLPPIYHSEIEYEPFEKNFYTPHEEIANLSEEQVRELRKTLGVKVTGPEPPKPVSSFAHFGFDESLMKAIRRAEYTQPTPIQAQAVPTALAGRDIIGIAKTGSGKTAAFVWPMLVHIMDQRELRQGDGPIGLILAPTRELSLQIYNEAKKFGKVYNINVVCCYGGGSKWEQSKALEQGAEIIVATPGRMIDMVKIKATNLRRVTFLVLDEADRMFHMGFEPQVRSICNHVRPDRQTLLFSATFKKRIERLARDVLTDPVRIVQGDLNEANQDITQYVYVFPNPLQKWNWLLCHLVKFLSEGSVLVFVTKKADAETAANNLMLKEYNCLLLHGDLDQADRNKVITQFKKKECDILVATDVAARGLDIPHIRNVINYDIARDIDTHTHRIGRTGRAGEKGTAYTLVTDKDKEFAGHLVRNLEGADQQVPDDLMELAMKSSWFRSSRFKQGKGKKIAIGGTGLGYRERSGANSSSIKSNSSNENSSFASISKSISAAGPATDRYAAMREAYKAQYMSQFRASSDRTWEKTVPETGVFAAPAPILPASQPTSSGAGGADESGKPRKKKSRWD, from the exons ATGAGTAATTACCGAGGCATTGGCGGTGGTGGTTTTCCATATAAAGTTAACCAAAATCGTAATGCCGGTGCATCTATGAATGCTGTGCCGCCACCATTATCGCTCAATAGTCGTGGACATCAACGGGGTGGTGCCAGCGTTCGCGGTGCCGCAGGCTTCTTAGGGGCTACCAAGCACGGATATACATCACTGGACTCGGTAAGCCAATTTACTGCCTCCCAGAATTTTGTCGGCAAACGGAAAGCTCATACTGAAGATGAATATTTTGATGATGACGAGGACCCAACACCAGAGCGTGCGTACATTCCAGCTCCTGGTTCGCCGGGATATGTACAGAATAACAAGGCAGATAGCGAATCTGATGAAGATCCCCTTGATCAATTTATGGCCGGCATTGAGCAGCAAGTGCAAAAGGAAAAAGTGCGCAAAGAGCATGCTGTTGTTTCGCCAGTGGAAGAGGTTGCCGGCACTAGGAACACAAAAGGTGTTCGTGGAGATATAGACGATGAAGATGACGAGGAAAGTTATTatcgttatatggaagaaaatccCAATGCCGGTCTACGAGACGATGGTTCTGATGTTGAAATAGAATATGACGAAGACGGTAATCCAATAGCACCTCCCAAGAAGAAAGATATTGATCCTCTACCTCCAATATACCACTCTGAGATTGAATATGAACCTTTCGAAAAGAACTTCTATACACCACATGAGGAAATTGCAAACCTCTCGGAAGAGCAGGTGCGGGAATTGCGCAAAACGCTTGGCGTAAAAGTAACAGGACCGGAACCACCAAAGCCAGTGTCCTCGTTTGCGCATTTCGGATTCGACGAGAGTTTAATGAAAGCAATACGTCGAGCTGAATATACCCAACCAACACCAATACAAGCACAGGCGGTACCAACGGCACTTGCTGGGCGAGATATTATAGGCATTGCAAAGACAGGTTCGGGCAAAACAGCAGCCTTTGTCTGGCCAATGCTTGTACACATAATGGATCAGCGGGAATTACGGCAAGGCGATGGACCCATTGGACTGATTTTAGCGCCGACGCGTGAGCTGTCCCTGCAAATATACAATGAAGCTAAGAAGTTTGGCAAAGTATATAACATTAACGTAGTATGTTGCTACGGAGGTGGTTCGAAATGGGAACAGAGTAAAGCACTTGAGCAGGGTGCAGAGATTATAGTGGCCACACCGGGTAGAATGATCGACATGGTAAAGATTAAAGCAACGAATTTGCGGAGGGTAACGTTTTTAGTTCTTGACGAGGCAGATCGTATGTTCCACATGGGCTTTGAGCCACAG GTGCGCTCTATTTGTAATCACGTGCGTCCCGATCGTCAAACTCTGCTCTTCTCCGCCACTTTCAAAAAGCGTATCGAACGGTTGGCGCGTGATGTGCTCACAGATCCAGTGCGCATCGTGCAAGGTGACCTAAATGAAGCCAATCAAGATATTACTCAATATGTTTATGTATTTCCCAATCCACTTCAAAAGTGGAACTGGCTACTTTGTCATTTGGTAAAGTTCCTTTCCGAAGGCAGTGTGTTGGTGTTTGTTACGAAAAAAGCTGATGCCGAGACAGCGGCAAATAACCTCATGCTAAAAGAGTACAATTGTTTACTTCTACATGGCGACTTAGATCAGGCTGATCGTAATAAGGTCATAACACAATTTAAGAAGAAGGAATGCGATATACTAGTAGCCACGGATGTGGCTGCGCGTGGTCTTGATATACCACATATTCGCAACGTTATAAATTATGATATCGCACGCGATATTGATACTCATACACATCGTATAGGTCGAACTGGGCGCGCCGGTGAAAAGGGTACCGCATATACTCTGGTCACAGATAAGGACAAAGAATTTGCCGGCCATTTGGTGCGCAACTTAGAAGGTGCCGATCAGCAAGTACCTGACGATTTAATGGAATTGGCAATGAAGAGTTCATGGTTTCGAAGCTCGCGTTTCAAACAGGGAAAGGGCAAAAAAATTGCCATTGGTGGTACCGGTTTGGGCTATCGTGAACGCAGTGGAGCTAATAGTAGCAGTATAAAGTCAAATTCATCAAACGAAAACTCATCGTTTGCATCGATAAGCAAATCTATATCAGCCGCTGGTCCAGCAACTGATCGTTATGCGGCTATGCGCGAAGCATACAAAGCCCAATACATGTCCCAATTTCGCGCCTCCAGTGATCGCACCTGGGAGAAAACAGTGCCAGAGACCGGCGTGTTTGCGGCGCCCGCACCTATATTGCCAGCATCACAGCCAACATCCAGTGGAGCAGGTGGCGCCGACGAAAGTGGCAAACCACGAAAGAAGAAGAGCCGTTGGGATTAG
- the LOC128862593 gene encoding biogenesis of lysosome-related organelles complex 1 subunit 4, producing the protein MVERAAEDYAKILQSIDLDREINPICINIEDMLTRLDEFETLLSSVRAENNNILENHVGGIIAFSDHFHNLCKRIDKLEQFVDMVNTNVYEVEKSVDIAELELNVTDYSLKSLLIKPLLAKAKATALGSETVEQSAQSNLKDGEFQSVPVFETNLHFGGSQISYSEEAQEMKES; encoded by the exons atggTTGAACGTGCAGCGGAGGACTatgcaaaaattttgcaaagcatAGATTTAGATCGTGAG ATTAATCCGATTTGTATAAATATCGAGGATATGTTAACACGACTTGATGAATTCGAAACATTGCTTTCAAGC GTACGCGCCgaaaataacaatattttagaaaatcacGTTGGTGGCATAATTGCATTTAGTGATCATTTTCACAATCTATGTAAACGTATCGATAAGCTGGAGCAGTTCGTGGATATGGTAAATACTAATGTATATGAAGTAGAGAAGTCGGTGGATATTGCAGAGCTAGAGCTCAACGTAACAGATTACAGCTTAAAGAGTTTACTTATTAAACCACTTCTTGCCAAGGCCAAAGCAACAGCGTTAGGCTCCGAGACAGTGGAGCAATCGGCACAAAGCAATTTAAAAGATGGCGAATTTCAGTCAGTACCAGTGTTTGAAACCAACCTCCACTTTGGAGGCAGTCAAATTAGCTATAGCGAAGAAGCTCAAGAAATGAAGGAAAGCTAG
- the LOC128861553 gene encoding selenoprotein F, whose protein sequence is MFKYTLLLLGVCVCSILAEFTSQDCRELGFIKAQLMCSSCEKLNDFGLDAIKSHCKECCTPDKLPAAQRRWPKAILEVCTCKFRAYPQIEAFIKSGRPAKYSNLQIKYMRGLDPTVKLLDASGNVQETLSITKWNTDTVDEFFETHLENPARKNKGKMAYSVVEEEDIDFLETNRI, encoded by the exons atgtttaaatatactCTATTATTGTTAGGAGTATGTGTT TGCAGCATTTTAGCAGAATTCACATCACAAGATTGCCGTGAACTCGGATTTATCAAAGCTCAACTGATGTGCTCGTCCTGTGAGAAATTGAATGATTTCGGTTTGGATGCGATAAA ATCACATTGTAAGGAGTGCTGTACACCCGATAAATTGCCGGCTGCCCAGCGGCGCTGGCCTAAAGCCATTCTTGAAGTATGCACTTGCAAGTTCCGTGCATATCCACAAATTGAAGCGTTCATAAAGAGTGGAAGGCCGGCGAAATATTCGAATTTGCAAATCAAATATATGCGTGGCCTTGATCCGACTGTGAAGTTGCTGGACGCGAGCGGTAATGTGCAGGAGACACTTTCGATAACTAAATGGAACACGGATACGGTTGATGAATTCTTCGAGACACATTTAGAAAACCCAGCTCGAAAAAATAAGGGGAAGATGGCTTATAGCGTGGTAGAAGAGGAGGATATCGATTTTCTTGAAACGAACCGAATTTAA